In Lutra lutra chromosome 6, mLutLut1.2, whole genome shotgun sequence, the following are encoded in one genomic region:
- the LOC125102427 gene encoding terminal nucleotidyltransferase 4A-like codes for MGARTGRYDRQQAQKSAVQGPRPSSPTQKGPSPRPPLPPAPASAAPAGERTLGWVALGSRACPGAQGVCSRAEPLHRRPEPAGRLAALRGAHGVALSWGSVSLKEGGSAWGPDRSPSRPTARGKPGPQGLARA; via the coding sequence ATGGGGGCCAGAACCGGGCGCTACGACCGGCAGCAGGCGCAGAAGTCAGCCGTCCAGGGGCCCAGACCATCCAGCCCCACCCAGAAGGGCCCTTCTCCAAGACCTCCGCTGCCTCCAGCTCCGGCCTCGGCGGCGCCCGCCGGGGAAAGGACGCTAGGCTGGGTGGCCCTGGGGTCCCGGGCCTGTCCGGGAGCGCAGGGCGTGTGCTCACGAGCGGAGCCGCTGCACAGAAGGCCGGAGCCCGCGGGGAGGCTGGCAGCGCTGCGCGGGGCCCACGGGGTCGCTCTCAGCTGGGGCTCCGTGTCTCTGAAGGAGGGCGGCTCAGCCTGGGGACCGGATCGCTCTCCGTCCAGACCCACGGCTCGGGGAAAACCCGGCCCCCAGGGCCTGGCGCGGGCCTAA